The sequence ATTCCTTCCCGAGAGTCTGCGCTGGGGTATGGCTTTGAACAGACCGAGAGGAGGTTTTCATGATTCAATTGCAGGTTCCCACGCATGACCATGAGGAGATGCTCGACATAACTCCGGCGGTACGCCAGACCGTGCAGGAAAACGGCTGGTCCGACGGCATACTGCTTCTCTATTGCCCCCACACAACCGGGGCCGTCACCATCAACGAGGGCGCGGACCCGGATGTGGTCCGTGACATCGTCGTAAACCTGCGCAAGCTGGTTCCGCGTCAGGGTGACTACCGCCACGCCGAGGGCAACTCCGACGCCCACATCAAGTCCAGCATGTTCGGCTGTGAGCAGATGGTCATCGTCGAGGATGGCAGCATCCAGCTCGGCACCTGGCAGAAGATCTACTTCTGTGAATTCGATGGTCCAAGGACGCGCAAGCTCTGGCTGAAATGGTTGGGATGCTGATTCCCCTATGCTGGTCAGGCGCCGATGAGCATCCTTGAATAGGGACCGGCAAGCTTCTTGATCAAGACGGCGAGCCCCAGCGTCAAGGCGATGGTCACCAGCGCCGAGGGTATGGCAAGCAGAGACCAGTCTAAAGCCGTTAATCCCGGGTATATCGCCAGCAGGGACTTGGTGAACAGTTTACCTACGAAGATGTGAAGAAAGTAGGCTGAGAAGCTGTAATTCGCGAGTAGGTGGAGTACCCTGATGTTCCTACCTTTCAGGGCTTGCAGTAGATGTATCGCCAGGAAGAGTATGGACATTTTTTGTATGTAGTAGATGCCTTCCTGGTTGAGCAGCATGAAATGTTCGGTGTGTGTGCAGGTCATTTCATACAATATAGCTGTCGAAAGAATGGCTATTAACGCCATCATTTTGTTATATTTTTTACAAAATCTAAGAAGCTTTTCGTAGTGAATGGCGCATATCATCCCAAAACAATAAATGGGGAAAAAATAAATATACATGCCGGGCGATATGGTCACCCCGGTTCGTGTTCCCAAGAGAGGGGACAGAAGAAGCAGTAATGTTGATGCAGTGAAGGTGTTGATCTTAATCTTGAGCAAAAATGGGCTTATGAGAAAAATTATGGAAACGAAAGGAATATACCAATATTGTGTTTGAGTCTCACCCAATAAAAGATTCCTGATAACAGTGTAGTAGTTTAATTGATAGTAACCCCATGCGTAAGACATTACGCACATTATGAATAGAGAATTGATCACATAGGGAGTGATGACGTTGATAACTTTTGCTTTGTAATAATTTCGAATGTTAAATTTGTAGGACAGGTATTGAAAAAGAAAACCTGATATGAAGATAAAGTATATAGTGCTGTTGTGAAATAAAATTCCTTTGACTGTCAGCAATCCGGATGAGTCCGCCTGTATGTGAAAGGCATGGGGAGGCTGCAAAATATGGACAAGCATGACATTTAAAATGGCAAAAGCCCGGAAATAATGCATGTCCACTAGGAAGCCGCGTTTTTTTGTTTCTGTGCTCATGTGGTGGTGTGGGTGAGAGTGAGAGGGAGTGGCGCGTTGGGTGTTCTCTGTAGATGCAGTGGTCGCGAGGACGGGCTGATAATTCCGCAAAGGAACATCGATCAATTTTGCATGAATTGATGAAACAGTGCCCAATAGAGCGAATCCGTTCAGAGTGCCTATTGAGGGTACGTTGAGTAAAAAAACAAAAAAGTATGTATTTTGAAATACTCAAGTATTCAATGGGGAATACTCCCGAATAGTATGGGAGTGTGTCCTGTTCCAGCGGAGAGCCGAGGGATTAGGATGGAATGGAGGCGTCGTCGGAGCGAGGGGAATTGTGTGCTTGAGTCTTTAGGGCGGGGGTGAATCCATTGGCTCAGGCCGTCACTGGCCCCTTGCTCAAATGAACCTGGTTCATGTGCGTGGGGATGTTGCGCTCGCGGAATTCGCGGATGAGGCGCACGGCGATGTCGCTCTTGAGGTTCCAGGCCTCGGCCGGGGAGTCGGCCCAGGCGGCCACCCAACAGGTCACGCTTTCCTGGTCCATGCGCATGACCCAGAACTGCGGGGGTTCCTGGGCGTTGTGATGCGGGCTCTGACTGGCTGCGCGCGTGGCGATGTCACTGACCTCTTCCAGGTCCGCGTCGTAGGAGACAGAGAATTCCAGGTAGGCCCAGAGCAGGGAGTCGTTCAGGGTCAGGTTGACGAACTCCTTGTTGAGCATGCGGCTGTTGGGGATGACGTACCGCTTCCAGTCCCACGTCTTGATCTTGGTGTGGGTGATGGAAATGTCCTCCACAGTGCCGTACTGGGAATCCATCATCAGGGTGTCGCCCACGCGAAGTTGCTTGGAAAAGCTGATGACGATGCCGGAGATCATGTTCTCCACCAGCGGGCGTGCCGCGATACCGACCACGGCCGTGGTCACGGCGATGAGGATGGACAGCATGGTGCTCGGCAGCTTGCCGATGAACGGGAAGGTCAGGGCCACGGCCCAGGCCACGAATACGCACAGGATGAGCGTCCTGCGGATGATGGTGAACCGCGACTGGACGCCCTTGATGATGTCGCGCCGGTCCTTGCGCTCTTCCTTGTCGGAGAGCACGTCGGTGGGCATGGCCGCACTCGTCTCCGGATCCTTGAGAAGTTGCTTGATGCGCCGGACTCGGCTTTCCTTGTAGGAGGTCACCCTGATATGCAGCCAGAGATATGCGGCCAGGGCGAGAAGGGATGTGCCTCCAATGTATGCGATCAAGTCTACATTCTCGATCATGGGTCTCCTTTCAGGTTTCGTTAATCGGGGCCTAGCCTACGGAAAAATTGGGCTTTTGAAAAGGGAAGGCCCCCCACCTCAGGAGAACAGGGATATTTCGGGGTGTTATGCGCGACCGGATTTGTCGACGCTGTCAGGGGAAAGCCCGAGGCGTTCGGCCCTGCTGCGCAGTTCGCGTTCGCGCTTGTCGCACGAGATGCATTGCCATCCGGCTTCGCTCACGAAGCGGCAGCGTAACCGGCAGGTGAAACGGTGATAGGTATTGTTCGCGCAGTGGGGGCAGTATCGGATTTGCAGAATGCTCATGGGGGACTCCGGCGGGATGTTCCCGGCAGGATACCTCCTGGGCGGACGGACCGCGTCACCGTCAAGTGACATCCCTGTGAAAATAGGAGGTTCCGTTCCTTTTTTCGCAACGGTTGTGCATCACGCCCGTGATGGGATAGGCTGGGGAGGACTCAACGACAACACGGAGGGAATCACATGTCCACGGAAACCCGCGCGACCACGGTTAACCGCAGCGAAATCCTCAAGCGGCTCATCGTCACCCTGGTCTGCCTCATCTTCTTCGAGGTTTTGACCCTGATCATTGAGGTGGCCACCCTGTTTCAATACTGCTACCTGCTGCTGGCCAAGAAGCGCAGCGAGCCGCTTCGGCGGGCCTGCAACGGGCTGTCCCAATACGGATACCGGATCATGCGCTACGCCACGCTGAACGACAACCAGCGGCCCTTCCCCTTTGCCGAATTCCCGGGGGACGAGGATTGCGAGCCGCCCGCCAAGCAGGTACAGTTCCGCTGACATGAAGAACAGCCATCGCTTTTTCAGCAACACGGACTGCGAATACTTTCCCTGCCACAAGACCCGGCGTCCGGAACGGTTCAACTGCCTGTTCTGTTTCTGCCCGCTCTATTTCTTCGAGGAATGCGGAGGGAACTACGTGATCCTCGAGTCAGGGGTAAAAGACTGCACAACCTGCCTGATCCCGCACACGCCCGAAGGATACGACCATATCCTGGGCCGTCTGAAGACCCGTTTCGCAGAGATCCGCGAAGCGGGAACCAAAGGGGAGTGATCGACTACTGGCCGCGCCGTACCCTGAATGGGGAGTGGGTCATGTAGTAGTTGAGTTCGCGCTCGAGCTGAGTGCGTTCCCGGGAGGCTTTCCGTTCCTGGGCTTCCAGATCCAGATCGGTATCCTGAAAGCGGGCCAGGGACACGAAGCAGTTCTTGACCCTGGACAGCTCGTCGTGACGCCGTT is a genomic window of uncultured Pseudodesulfovibrio sp. containing:
- a CDS encoding acyltransferase, with amino-acid sequence MSTETKKRGFLVDMHYFRAFAILNVMLVHILQPPHAFHIQADSSGLLTVKGILFHNSTIYFIFISGFLFQYLSYKFNIRNYYKAKVINVITPYVINSLFIMCVMSYAWGYYQLNYYTVIRNLLLGETQTQYWYIPFVSIIFLISPFLLKIKINTFTASTLLLLLSPLLGTRTGVTISPGMYIYFFPIYCFGMICAIHYEKLLRFCKKYNKMMALIAILSTAILYEMTCTHTEHFMLLNQEGIYYIQKMSILFLAIHLLQALKGRNIRVLHLLANYSFSAYFLHIFVGKLFTKSLLAIYPGLTALDWSLLAIPSALVTIALTLGLAVLIKKLAGPYSRMLIGA
- a CDS encoding cysteine-rich small domain-containing protein; translation: MKNSHRFFSNTDCEYFPCHKTRRPERFNCLFCFCPLYFFEECGGNYVILESGVKDCTTCLIPHTPEGYDHILGRLKTRFAEIREAGTKGE
- a CDS encoding secondary thiamine-phosphate synthase enzyme YjbQ is translated as MIQLQVPTHDHEEMLDITPAVRQTVQENGWSDGILLLYCPHTTGAVTINEGADPDVVRDIVVNLRKLVPRQGDYRHAEGNSDAHIKSSMFGCEQMVIVEDGSIQLGTWQKIYFCEFDGPRTRKLWLKWLGC
- a CDS encoding mechanosensitive ion channel domain-containing protein, whose product is MIENVDLIAYIGGTSLLALAAYLWLHIRVTSYKESRVRRIKQLLKDPETSAAMPTDVLSDKEERKDRRDIIKGVQSRFTIIRRTLILCVFVAWAVALTFPFIGKLPSTMLSILIAVTTAVVGIAARPLVENMISGIVISFSKQLRVGDTLMMDSQYGTVEDISITHTKIKTWDWKRYVIPNSRMLNKEFVNLTLNDSLLWAYLEFSVSYDADLEEVSDIATRAASQSPHHNAQEPPQFWVMRMDQESVTCWVAAWADSPAEAWNLKSDIAVRLIREFRERNIPTHMNQVHLSKGPVTA
- a CDS encoding DUF4389 domain-containing protein; translated protein: MSTETRATTVNRSEILKRLIVTLVCLIFFEVLTLIIEVATLFQYCYLLLAKKRSEPLRRACNGLSQYGYRIMRYATLNDNQRPFPFAEFPGDEDCEPPAKQVQFR